In Oscillatoria acuminata PCC 6304, a single window of DNA contains:
- a CDS encoding efflux RND transporter permease subunit has protein sequence MTTTLLPPQPPQDDDAQQQEIPDVRKASAVTKFFFLKPVFGILLCLLLLIGGLIGAASMVKEGDPDINVAIASIETIWPGADPETIENQITDKIEKELKSLKGVKEISSASYDGRSRIVVEFRAEAPVTESIALLRAQVDEAKPELPRDAEQPKVEQISVQDTPVLTIGLFGNIDMAVLSHAGEDIKDILEKVPNVRKVDLGGERKEVIHVQLTPSRLTTLGISPTQVSSAIQQGNIDMPWEQVESDRIGTQVRLYGRFRSVEDLQDLPVARLGGSDGRVVRLKEIAEVRRDLEREKNRAFLSWNGGEFEPVINVDVVKVPGSDTIKVVKDSIAALDLAQQNPNLWPYGLEYRVINSDAEIITEDLLRLFNNCWQGILVVFVILFFALSWREALIAGLSIPLTFVGATAILWIGGQTLNTMVTIGMILALGLLVDVYILMMEGLHEGIFVRGLTFNQAALSTVKTYALPAFSGQLTTILAMAPLMAISGTMGKFIRFIPISAITCLVLSYIIALLIDVPLSRFLLGNVKGQGKKTFIDRLNESTAQRYAKWSLKTTVRNKTTARLWVLGAVSLFVCTLILVGNVPGTLFPNSDNLKMSINVELPPTTTLDTSQMVADEIGEVLRQKDYLSNTIKFVGQRSNLVTESGMKPNQGNYLVGFSAMFTPKTERELYSFEYDRQLRQELDQLIRKYPGASLVVNTESTGEGGDPIAIQIQGRDMTELRRISGEVQMALRQIRGTTDVRDDLGALRPDIKFRPRREAMNFYGLNPDDLAMQGRYTMTDNEIGSFPIGGGEEDLEIRLSMAWPSRGGAVGGPTRQDELQTIRLFAGDRTLSAAQVLESEFGEAPLSIVHQDTQRTVTVLAKTDNRTVGEILADLQPKIDEMRRQWPQGYDYTFAGEAQTQSETFGSAQQMAGVAIFLVFAVLVIQFGSFTQPFIIMLTIPFGLIGTFGGFFLAWIPISFPAVIGIISLVGIVVNNAIVMVETMNTYRDRGMTIQMAAVQGAADRLRPVLSTSLTTIGGVVPLAFSDPVWFPLCAAIGFGLTASTAIALLVVPALYLLLTPKPSVAVEHLE, from the coding sequence ATGACAACCACCCTTTTACCACCGCAACCGCCTCAAGATGATGACGCACAACAGCAGGAGATTCCTGATGTTCGGAAGGCTTCTGCGGTGACCAAATTCTTTTTTTTAAAGCCTGTATTTGGGATTTTGCTGTGTTTATTGCTGTTGATTGGCGGGTTGATTGGTGCCGCTTCGATGGTGAAGGAAGGGGATCCGGATATTAATGTGGCGATCGCCAGTATTGAAACGATTTGGCCCGGTGCAGACCCGGAAACCATTGAAAATCAGATTACGGACAAAATTGAAAAAGAGCTTAAATCCCTGAAAGGGGTAAAAGAAATTAGTAGTGCTTCTTATGATGGGCGATCGCGAATTGTCGTGGAATTTCGCGCGGAAGCCCCCGTCACTGAGTCGATCGCCTTGCTGCGTGCGCAAGTAGACGAGGCCAAACCGGAACTCCCCCGAGATGCGGAACAGCCGAAAGTCGAACAAATCTCAGTCCAAGATACTCCCGTTCTCACGATTGGCTTATTTGGGAATATCGATATGGCGGTCCTGAGTCACGCTGGGGAAGATATTAAAGATATTTTAGAAAAAGTTCCCAACGTGCGAAAGGTGGACCTGGGAGGAGAACGCAAAGAAGTCATTCATGTGCAATTGACACCCTCACGCCTGACAACTCTAGGGATTTCTCCCACCCAAGTTAGCAGTGCGATTCAACAAGGCAATATTGATATGCCTTGGGAACAGGTGGAGAGCGATCGCATTGGTACGCAAGTGCGATTGTATGGCCGATTTCGCTCTGTAGAAGACCTCCAAGATTTGCCTGTAGCGCGGTTAGGCGGGTCCGATGGTCGGGTGGTGCGTCTCAAAGAAATTGCTGAAGTCCGACGAGATTTAGAACGGGAAAAAAATCGCGCCTTTCTTAGTTGGAATGGCGGCGAATTTGAACCCGTGATTAACGTTGATGTGGTCAAAGTTCCTGGGTCTGATACGATTAAGGTCGTGAAAGACTCCATTGCTGCCTTAGATTTAGCCCAACAAAATCCCAATCTCTGGCCTTATGGCCTAGAATATCGCGTCATCAACTCCGACGCCGAAATCATCACAGAAGACCTCCTGCGGCTGTTTAATAACTGCTGGCAAGGAATTCTTGTGGTGTTTGTCATCCTATTTTTTGCCCTGAGTTGGCGGGAAGCATTAATTGCAGGATTGTCAATTCCCCTGACTTTTGTTGGGGCGACTGCCATTCTTTGGATCGGCGGTCAAACCCTGAATACAATGGTCACCATCGGCATGATTCTGGCCTTGGGATTGCTTGTTGATGTTTATATTCTAATGATGGAAGGATTGCACGAAGGTATTTTCGTGCGTGGACTCACCTTTAATCAAGCCGCCCTCTCCACGGTCAAAACCTACGCTTTACCGGCCTTTTCCGGCCAGTTGACCACCATTTTAGCAATGGCCCCGTTAATGGCAATTAGCGGGACAATGGGTAAATTTATTCGATTTATTCCGATTAGTGCCATTACTTGTCTGGTTCTCAGCTATATTATTGCCTTACTTATTGACGTTCCCTTGTCAAGATTCTTACTCGGAAATGTCAAAGGTCAGGGCAAAAAAACTTTTATTGACCGCCTCAACGAATCCACCGCCCAGCGCTATGCGAAATGGAGTTTAAAAACCACAGTTCGTAACAAAACCACCGCCCGGTTGTGGGTTTTGGGTGCAGTTAGTTTATTTGTCTGTACTCTAATTTTAGTGGGAAATGTTCCCGGGACCCTATTTCCCAACTCTGATAACCTGAAAATGAGTATTAATGTGGAACTGCCGCCTACTACAACCCTTGATACTTCCCAAATGGTGGCAGATGAAATCGGAGAAGTATTGCGCCAAAAAGACTACCTCAGCAACACGATTAAATTCGTGGGACAGCGGAGTAATTTGGTGACCGAAAGTGGGATGAAACCGAATCAAGGTAACTATTTGGTCGGGTTTTCAGCCATGTTTACCCCGAAAACTGAACGTGAACTTTATTCTTTTGAATACGATCGCCAATTGCGGCAGGAATTAGACCAACTGATTCGTAAATATCCCGGGGCCTCCCTGGTGGTCAATACCGAAAGTACCGGGGAAGGGGGAGACCCGATCGCCATTCAAATTCAGGGCCGGGATATGACCGAATTGCGCCGGATTTCTGGGGAAGTCCAAATGGCACTGCGCCAAATTCGCGGGACCACCGATGTGCGAGATGACCTCGGGGCTTTGCGTCCGGATATCAAGTTTCGACCCCGACGGGAAGCGATGAATTTCTATGGCCTAAATCCCGATGATTTAGCGATGCAAGGCCGCTATACTATGACGGATAACGAAATCGGTAGTTTCCCCATTGGTGGCGGTGAGGAAGACTTGGAAATCAGGCTGAGTATGGCTTGGCCCTCCCGAGGCGGTGCAGTCGGTGGTCCGACGCGCCAGGACGAACTCCAGACGATTCGCTTGTTTGCTGGCGATCGCACCTTGTCAGCGGCTCAAGTGCTAGAATCGGAATTCGGAGAAGCGCCATTATCCATTGTCCACCAAGATACTCAGCGCACAGTCACGGTTTTGGCGAAGACAGACAACCGAACCGTGGGAGAAATTTTAGCAGATTTACAGCCGAAAATTGATGAAATGCGCCGTCAATGGCCCCAAGGATATGATTATACGTTTGCCGGAGAGGCACAGACTCAGAGTGAGACCTTTGGTTCAGCGCAACAAATGGCCGGAGTGGCGATTTTCCTAGTGTTTGCGGTGTTGGTGATTCAGTTTGGATCATTTACCCAACCGTTTATTATTATGCTGACCATTCCCTTTGGGTTAATTGGTACCTTTGGGGGGTTTTTCCTCGCTTGGATTCCGATTTCGTTTCCGGCGGTGATTGGGATTATTTCTTTAGTGGGAATTGTGGTGAATAATGCGATCGTCATGGTGGAAACTATGAATACTTATCGCGATCGCGGCATGACCATTCAAATGGCAGCAGTTCAAGGTGCAGCCGATCGCCTCCGTCCGGTCTTATCCACCAGTTTAACCACCATTGGCGGAGTTGTTCCCTTGGCATTTAGTGACCCGGTGTGGTTTCCCCTTTGTGCGGCGATCGGCTTTGGATTGACCGCTTCTACAGCGATCGCCTTACTGGTGGTTCCTGCATTATATTTACTGCTAACCCCGAAACCCTCGGTGGCAGTAGAACATTTGGAATAG
- a CDS encoding HlyD family efflux transporter periplasmic adaptor subunit: MIDRLENMDGLHLSLPVAQSGAIAQPTRKKSDKSRRKFPRSWLKKSLGFMMLFAAIAGIGTVGAMRLNSQTEAEEATPTQVQPAGLPVRVVPAQSAPIQAWVFSDGFASAVRSKHLTFEVAGTITHIKKIEGRDLREGDRVREGELLAKVDDRKLAADITQAQAGTAEAQTQRSVAVANLEQARANLQQAKAGVEQNQALLEQSRSKVEQARANLAQIQSRVQQAQVGVQQAEAKVEQAQANVAQTQARQGQSLANLARSQANLQKAQADLDLAIKEQERRLTLYQEGVISQSDLDVYTNRRQNAESGLNAVQNEVKAAEQEVQAANSQIIAAQKEVEAAKSQVSAALQDVEVANSQVTAGEQEIAVAQSQVTVAHSQISAAESQVKAVAGQVQSTQAQIYSADAGIASAQTQVTRADVNLEDSAIYAPFNGVLAYLNITEGDYWSPQRVQPSGEYQSIVERVPMIVIDPGEFEVNVELPAFEGDRVRPGQRVYIVLDEDMSAASAGQMTSDELTKLARAAGQVFSVSPSVTPGGRAMSVTMRIKQGSENLRHGSRVSAWIAVEENPNATIAPFEAFVFRDRQPHVFVVNPETGRVEQRQITLGIEGISTREIVEGVSPGELLVTEGSNRLVDGAPVEIVEVLD; the protein is encoded by the coding sequence ATGATTGATCGCTTAGAAAACATGGACGGGCTGCACTTGTCGCTCCCCGTTGCCCAATCCGGAGCCATCGCCCAACCCACGCGCAAAAAGTCGGACAAATCCCGACGAAAATTTCCCCGATCTTGGCTTAAAAAAAGTTTAGGATTTATGATGTTGTTCGCAGCGATCGCCGGGATTGGGACCGTGGGAGCCATGCGGTTAAATAGCCAAACGGAAGCAGAAGAAGCCACCCCAACTCAGGTACAACCTGCGGGATTGCCGGTGCGGGTGGTGCCAGCGCAGTCAGCCCCCATTCAAGCCTGGGTTTTTAGTGATGGGTTTGCCTCCGCCGTGCGAAGTAAGCACCTCACTTTTGAAGTAGCCGGAACCATTACGCATATCAAAAAAATCGAAGGGCGAGATTTGCGAGAAGGCGATCGCGTGCGGGAAGGGGAATTACTCGCCAAAGTAGACGATCGCAAACTCGCGGCAGACATCACCCAAGCTCAAGCCGGAACCGCCGAAGCCCAAACCCAGCGCAGTGTTGCTGTGGCTAACCTCGAACAAGCTAGAGCCAATCTCCAACAAGCCAAAGCCGGAGTCGAACAAAACCAAGCCTTGTTAGAACAGTCCCGCTCTAAAGTAGAACAAGCACGAGCGAATCTGGCTCAAATCCAATCCCGAGTGCAACAAGCCCAAGTCGGGGTGCAACAAGCCGAAGCCAAAGTGGAACAAGCTCAAGCCAACGTCGCCCAAACTCAAGCGCGACAAGGACAAAGCCTCGCTAATTTAGCCCGTTCCCAGGCCAATCTTCAAAAAGCCCAAGCCGACCTCGACCTCGCCATCAAAGAACAGGAGCGACGTCTAACATTATATCAAGAAGGGGTAATTTCTCAAAGCGATTTGGATGTTTATACCAATCGACGTCAAAACGCCGAATCGGGGTTAAATGCCGTCCAAAATGAAGTGAAAGCCGCCGAACAAGAAGTCCAAGCCGCCAACAGTCAAATTATCGCCGCTCAAAAAGAAGTTGAAGCCGCCAAAAGCCAAGTGAGCGCAGCCCTCCAGGATGTAGAAGTGGCGAACAGCCAAGTCACTGCCGGGGAACAAGAAATAGCCGTCGCTCAAAGTCAAGTCACTGTTGCTCACAGTCAAATCAGCGCTGCCGAAAGCCAAGTTAAGGCAGTAGCAGGACAAGTTCAGTCCACACAAGCCCAAATTTATTCGGCAGATGCGGGGATTGCCTCGGCTCAAACTCAGGTCACCCGGGCCGATGTGAATTTGGAAGATAGTGCGATTTATGCCCCATTTAATGGCGTTTTGGCCTATCTGAATATCACCGAGGGAGATTATTGGTCACCCCAGCGGGTCCAACCGAGTGGGGAATATCAGAGCATTGTGGAACGGGTGCCGATGATTGTCATTGATCCAGGGGAATTTGAGGTTAACGTAGAACTCCCGGCTTTTGAAGGGGACAGAGTGAGGCCGGGACAACGGGTTTATATTGTTTTGGATGAAGATATGAGCGCTGCCTCGGCGGGACAAATGACCAGTGATGAACTGACGAAACTGGCGAGAGCAGCGGGACAGGTGTTTTCCGTTAGTCCTTCGGTGACACCGGGAGGGCGTGCGATGTCTGTCACGATGCGAATTAAGCAAGGGAGTGAGAATCTGCGGCATGGGTCCAGAGTGTCGGCCTGGATTGCGGTGGAGGAAAATCCCAATGCCACGATTGCACCGTTTGAGGCGTTTGTTTTTCGCGATCGCCAACCTCATGTTTTTGTGGTTAACCCGGAAACGGGAAGAGTTGAACAACGGCAAATTACCCTCGGTATTGAAGGAATTTCTACCCGGGAAATTGTCGAAGGGGTGAGTCCAGGGGAGTTACTGGTAACGGAGGGGAGTAATCGGTTGGTGGATGGTGCGCCGGTGGAGATTGTGGAGGTTTTGGATTGA
- a CDS encoding IS630 family transposase: protein MGARLRVFLTPEEDRTLFELRMATTLPQRVKDRASIVRLNAHGWYVEKIASHFNWSVSRVRDTLHRWEKKGLGGLWDKAGRGSKAKWQDADIAYVEECLRQEPRTYNSKQLAKKLAAERQVYLSPDRLRRVLKKKGIIWKRTRISHKNKQDPEERSIKQADLDMLEFAAAAREIDLKYLDESGFCLWSSVGYTYFPKKEQKCQEQTRIRGRRLSILGIMQPKIGFTYGLAIGSFTSKSYIKMMEIEAEEASKELALTGRIRVIVQDNGPIHKSLEVQNKWPSWEEKGLYIFLLPKYCSEMNEIELEWQHLKRDELAGRMFEDELDLAYAVMAGVEARSVEGNYTAKRVKFKSGPSP, encoded by the coding sequence ATGGGCGCTCGCCTGAGAGTCTTTCTTACCCCAGAAGAAGATCGAACCTTGTTTGAACTTAGAATGGCAACCACTCTACCTCAAAGGGTAAAAGATAGAGCCTCCATTGTCCGGTTGAATGCTCATGGATGGTATGTAGAAAAGATTGCTAGTCACTTTAACTGGTCTGTTTCTAGAGTCCGGGACACACTGCATCGGTGGGAGAAGAAGGGACTAGGGGGACTGTGGGACAAAGCGGGGCGAGGAAGCAAAGCAAAATGGCAAGATGCTGATATAGCTTATGTAGAAGAATGTCTTAGGCAGGAACCCCGCACCTATAACAGTAAACAACTGGCTAAAAAACTGGCGGCAGAACGGCAAGTGTACCTAAGTCCTGATCGTCTCAGACGGGTGCTAAAAAAAAAGGGAATAATTTGGAAACGGACAAGAATTAGTCATAAAAATAAGCAAGACCCAGAAGAACGTTCGATAAAACAAGCCGATCTAGATATGTTGGAATTCGCCGCAGCAGCGAGAGAAATTGACCTAAAGTATTTAGATGAGTCGGGCTTTTGTTTATGGAGTTCAGTCGGTTATACCTATTTCCCAAAAAAGGAACAAAAATGTCAAGAACAAACGCGCATACGGGGGAGAAGACTGAGCATTTTAGGAATAATGCAACCCAAGATTGGCTTCACCTATGGCCTTGCCATTGGAAGTTTCACCAGTAAATCTTATATTAAAATGATGGAAATAGAAGCGGAGGAAGCCTCAAAGGAGTTGGCCCTAACAGGACGAATTCGGGTAATAGTGCAAGACAATGGGCCGATTCATAAAAGTTTAGAGGTTCAAAACAAATGGCCTTCATGGGAAGAGAAAGGATTGTACATCTTTTTACTCCCTAAATACTGCTCAGAAATGAATGAAATTGAATTAGAATGGCAGCATTTGAAACGTGATGAATTAGCCGGACGTATGTTTGAAGATGAACTAGACCTAGCTTATGCGGTTATGGCAGGTGTAGAGGCCCGAAGTGTAGAGGGAAACTATACAGCCAAACGGGTTAAGTTTAAGTCTGGCCCCTCTCCTTAA
- a CDS encoding TetR/AcrR family transcriptional regulator — translation MPTLTPGSIAARSPRVKSLSGKGYNPGLAMPLNTRVNAHVYNIRVTAHVCQRSGGKMEEEFLKVEGMRRQPQQMRAIKRVNQILDAADGLFAEVGYEGATTNAIAARAGTSIGSLYRFFPDKESILKALATRYLDQMHEMFFELHSPEMATLPLEIYIDRIMDAFDELITAHPGYRAVFFKSRAACPEVQEMDSNLCTQFAGKLANFYRLKAPHIDSSTAELIALVVVEAARNLRRLSLSRDDHFQHRVTEELKKLLLAYLQPYLS, via the coding sequence ATGCCGACTCTAACGCCTGGGTCAATTGCTGCGCGATCGCCTAGGGTGAAATCCTTATCTGGTAAGGGTTATAACCCAGGGTTGGCGATGCCTTTGAACACGCGAGTTAATGCTCATGTTTATAATATACGAGTAACTGCTCATGTTTGTCAACGCTCTGGGGGAAAAATGGAAGAAGAATTTTTAAAAGTAGAAGGGATGAGGCGGCAACCGCAGCAGATGCGGGCGATTAAGCGAGTTAATCAGATCCTAGATGCGGCAGATGGGTTATTTGCGGAAGTTGGATATGAAGGGGCCACCACCAATGCGATCGCCGCCCGCGCCGGAACCTCGATTGGATCCCTTTATCGGTTTTTTCCCGATAAAGAATCCATTCTCAAAGCACTCGCCACGCGCTATTTGGATCAAATGCATGAAATGTTTTTTGAGTTACATTCGCCTGAAATGGCAACCTTACCCCTAGAGATTTATATTGACCGAATAATGGACGCATTTGATGAATTAATCACTGCACATCCCGGGTATCGAGCCGTTTTTTTCAAATCCCGCGCGGCTTGCCCAGAAGTCCAAGAAATGGATTCCAATTTATGCACTCAATTCGCCGGTAAATTAGCAAATTTTTATCGATTAAAAGCGCCCCACATCGATTCCTCCACCGCCGAACTCATCGCCTTGGTTGTCGTAGAAGCCGCCCGCAATTTGCGGAGACTCTCCCTAAGCCGAGATGACCATTTTCAGCATCGAGTCACGGAGGAACTGAAAAAACTATTATTGGCTTATTTGCAGCCTTATTTAAGTTAA
- a CDS encoding peptidoglycan-binding domain-containing protein: MESLAYIHLAEAYNEPLEIPSVQVNWPKRGWGKRIGALALGAVTSFLAMGSPAVALIRPGDAGSEITQLQYRLQELGYFTPEKSGYYGDFTKRAVMEFQEKNGLTPDGIVGPQTQAALEQQYPQTPEPTTQPTVRLGTTSGTVLRVQRQLSSLKYFDYQKMNGVFNEETEAAIKQFQKDYGLEADGVVGVKTHTALRNYTGL, encoded by the coding sequence ATGGAGTCTCTTGCATACATCCATCTTGCTGAAGCCTACAATGAACCGTTAGAAATCCCCTCAGTCCAGGTAAACTGGCCTAAAAGAGGCTGGGGAAAACGGATCGGAGCACTTGCACTGGGTGCTGTCACCTCCTTCCTGGCGATGGGTTCTCCCGCAGTTGCACTGATTCGTCCTGGAGATGCCGGTTCAGAAATTACCCAACTGCAATATCGGTTGCAGGAACTGGGCTATTTTACTCCGGAAAAATCCGGTTACTATGGCGACTTTACCAAACGTGCCGTCATGGAGTTTCAAGAAAAAAATGGATTAACTCCTGATGGAATTGTTGGTCCCCAAACCCAGGCGGCTTTGGAACAACAGTATCCCCAAACTCCAGAACCGACCACTCAGCCAACGGTCCGACTCGGCACTACTAGCGGAACGGTTTTAAGAGTACAACGGCAGTTAAGCTCATTAAAATACTTCGATTATCAAAAAATGAACGGTGTTTTTAATGAAGAAACTGAAGCGGCTATCAAACAGTTTCAAAAAGACTACGGCTTAGAAGCTGATGGGGTTGTGGGGGTAAAAACTCATACCGCCCTCCGCAACTATACCGGCTTATAA
- a CDS encoding HEAT repeat domain-containing protein, which yields MPSAQTLLSQLPYLSDETLKRDYLNRLQWTDSIANMLTKVADRTETIRVLKLGFEIDLKLGTKLAGSVKPPFQDEGLELLDRQVLPPKLKIRLFGISGSNYAIPYLEQSLNEPDYRIRENAVEALGAIASLAVVFPLIQGMNDKMPSIRQKSAEILGNLGYHTGIDALILALEDSDRTVPLSAAEALGKIATPVAITALKRVFYKQDYSPTWWSVAIALGKLGDRGALDTILAALNHSATNTRIAAADALGEIGNEETIAALLNTLGDSHEFVRTRAAYGLAKIAQDSVVEQLIVALNHPRYLVRESAAIALGEIGTTAAENALTAALTDSNEWVQLRAQQGLDRIHAAMLAPACGNDQNSAIELSKPLDELLENLSDSSSFVREKAAKILGQIGSDRAVESLLNVALIDNTYSVRKTAIEALGNLGTFVAVDALLYTLNEGNSLVRQQVAEVLAQVGEGEIVPLLWEDLFTSGDLYLLDAIASIQGRCGYYNPSYL from the coding sequence ATGCCATCTGCTCAAACCCTCCTAAGCCAGCTCCCGTATTTGAGTGATGAGACTCTCAAACGCGACTATCTCAACCGCTTGCAATGGACTGATTCTATTGCAAATATGCTGACAAAGGTGGCCGATCGCACAGAAACAATTCGAGTATTGAAATTAGGCTTTGAAATTGATTTAAAACTGGGGACAAAACTAGCAGGTTCGGTTAAACCTCCATTTCAGGACGAAGGATTAGAATTGCTTGATCGTCAGGTATTGCCACCCAAGTTGAAGATTAGACTATTTGGAATCAGTGGGTCTAATTATGCGATTCCTTATTTAGAACAATCTTTAAATGAACCGGATTATCGAATCCGAGAAAATGCGGTAGAAGCATTAGGGGCGATCGCCTCTTTAGCCGTGGTATTTCCCCTGATTCAAGGGATGAATGATAAAATGCCCAGCATTCGCCAAAAATCCGCAGAAATTTTGGGTAATTTGGGGTATCATACCGGAATTGATGCTCTAATTTTAGCCTTAGAAGACTCCGATCGCACTGTACCCTTAAGTGCGGCAGAAGCCCTCGGAAAAATTGCCACACCCGTAGCCATTACCGCGCTCAAAAGGGTGTTTTATAAGCAAGATTATTCGCCCACCTGGTGGAGTGTGGCGATCGCCTTGGGAAAACTGGGCGATCGGGGAGCCCTTGATACCATTTTGGCTGCATTAAATCATTCTGCCACCAATACCCGAATTGCGGCAGCGGATGCATTAGGAGAAATTGGCAATGAAGAAACCATTGCGGCATTGCTCAATACATTAGGTGACTCCCACGAATTTGTTCGCACTCGTGCCGCCTATGGATTAGCTAAAATTGCTCAGGATTCAGTGGTTGAACAACTGATTGTGGCGTTAAATCATCCCCGATATTTAGTCCGCGAAAGTGCGGCGATCGCCCTGGGTGAAATTGGCACGACGGCGGCGGAAAATGCCCTCACTGCCGCTTTAACTGACTCGAATGAATGGGTACAACTCCGCGCTCAACAAGGATTAGACCGGATTCATGCCGCAATGCTTGCCCCCGCCTGTGGGAATGACCAAAACTCAGCGATCGAACTCTCTAAACCTTTAGATGAACTCCTGGAAAATCTATCAGATAGTTCAAGTTTTGTTCGAGAAAAAGCGGCTAAAATACTCGGCCAAATTGGGTCAGATCGTGCCGTGGAATCTTTGCTAAATGTCGCTTTAATTGATAATACCTATTCCGTGCGAAAAACGGCTATAGAGGCATTAGGAAATCTGGGGACTTTTGTAGCAGTCGATGCCTTACTCTATACCTTAAATGAAGGAAATAGTTTAGTGCGTCAACAGGTAGCAGAAGTATTAGCCCAGGTAGGTGAAGGAGAAATTGTGCCGCTGTTGTGGGAGGATTTATTCACCAGTGGCGATTTATATTTATTGGATGCGATCGCCTCTATTCAAGGACGCTGTGGGTATTACAATCCCTCCTATCTTTAA
- the surE gene encoding 5'/3'-nucleotidase SurE, producing MTLILTNDDGIDAPGIQALLNAVGDRKTVMVAPREGLSGCGHQVITDRPIHVDRRSATEYAIGGTPADCTRIALSCLCPDAAWVLSGINNGGNLGIDVYLSGTVAAVREAAIHGIPAVAISQYRKGGRLVEWERTTQLAIAVLQELFDRPLEPGTFWNVNLPFLDPDEPDPKIVFCQPSTQPLPVKYRIEDEYYYYEGVYGLRDRTPGTDVDVCFSGNIAVTLLGL from the coding sequence ATGACCCTGATTTTAACCAACGACGATGGAATAGACGCCCCTGGTATTCAAGCCCTTCTGAATGCCGTAGGCGATCGCAAAACGGTGATGGTGGCCCCCCGAGAGGGATTATCGGGATGTGGTCATCAGGTGATTACCGATCGCCCCATTCACGTCGATCGCCGGTCCGCCACGGAATATGCGATCGGCGGAACCCCTGCCGATTGTACTCGCATCGCCCTCTCTTGTCTCTGTCCCGATGCCGCTTGGGTCCTCTCTGGGATCAACAACGGGGGTAATCTCGGCATCGATGTTTACCTCTCCGGAACCGTTGCTGCCGTCCGCGAAGCTGCCATCCACGGCATTCCCGCCGTCGCTATTTCTCAATATCGCAAAGGCGGACGCCTGGTGGAGTGGGAACGGACGACCCAATTAGCGATCGCTGTCTTGCAGGAATTATTTGATCGCCCTCTGGAACCCGGCACTTTTTGGAACGTGAATCTCCCCTTTCTCGACCCCGACGAACCGGACCCAAAAATTGTATTTTGTCAACCCTCAACGCAACCCTTGCCGGTTAAATATCGCATCGAAGACGAGTATTACTATTATGAAGGGGTTTACGGGTTGCGCGATCGCACCCCCGGTACCGATGTGGATGTCTGCTTTTCGGGGAATATCGCTGTTACCCTTTTGGGATTGTAG
- a CDS encoding NAD-dependent epimerase/dehydratase family protein codes for MRILMMGGTRFIGVYLTKILVEQGHSVVLFNRGNKPAPVEGVEQIHGDRTDESQLKEKLASEQFDAIFDNNGRELSDTKPLADLFKGKVKHFVYMSSAGVYLKSDQMPHREEDAVDPKSRHKGKNDTEIYLSQQGLPFTSIRPTYIYGPQNYNPLEGWFFDRIVRDRPIPIPGNGFHITQLGHCYDLANAMAAVLGNETAIGQIYNISGDRYVTFDGLARACAEAAGKADVKLIHYDPKQFDFGKRKAFPMRVQHFFADVSKAMQDLNWQPKFDLVSGLKDSFQNDYLANGSHKAEIDFSVDDEIINQVS; via the coding sequence ATGCGGATATTAATGATGGGCGGCACCCGGTTTATCGGGGTTTATCTCACTAAAATTTTAGTTGAACAAGGACATTCCGTCGTTCTTTTCAATCGCGGTAATAAACCCGCCCCAGTGGAGGGAGTTGAGCAAATTCATGGCGATCGCACCGATGAATCTCAACTCAAAGAGAAACTCGCCTCTGAACAATTTGATGCCATTTTCGACAATAACGGACGGGAACTCAGCGACACCAAACCCCTGGCTGATTTGTTTAAGGGTAAAGTGAAACATTTTGTATATATGAGTTCGGCAGGGGTCTATCTCAAGTCCGACCAAATGCCCCATCGAGAAGAGGATGCTGTTGACCCGAAGAGTCGGCATAAAGGCAAAAACGATACGGAAATCTATCTATCCCAGCAGGGATTGCCCTTTACTTCCATTCGTCCCACCTATATTTATGGACCGCAGAATTATAATCCTTTAGAAGGGTGGTTTTTTGACCGAATCGTGCGCGATCGCCCGATCCCGATTCCTGGAAATGGATTTCACATTACTCAACTCGGTCACTGTTACGATTTAGCCAATGCAATGGCAGCAGTTTTGGGTAATGAAACTGCGATCGGGCAGATTTATAATATTTCCGGCGATCGATATGTCACCTTTGATGGATTAGCCCGCGCCTGTGCAGAAGCCGCCGGAAAAGCTGATGTCAAGCTCATCCATTACGACCCCAAACAATTTGATTTTGGCAAACGCAAAGCCTTTCCGATGCGGGTACAACACTTCTTTGCTGATGTCAGTAAGGCCATGCAGGATTTGAATTGGCAACCCAAATTTGACCTAGTTTCTGGGTTAAAAGATTCTTTTCAAAATGATTATTTGGCTAACGGTTCACACAAGGCAGAAATAGACTTTTCGGTAGATGATGAAATTATCAATCAAGTTAGTTAA